A stretch of DNA from Micromonospora sp. NBC_01813:
CCGGTGGCGATGCGGATGGTCTCGTACGGCTACGTCGGCGTCGAACCGGAGGTGATGGGCGTCGGCCCGATCCCGTCCACCGAGAAGGCGCTACGACTGGCCGGCCTCGGCATCGAAGACATCGGCCTGTTCGAGCTCAACGAGGCCTTCGCCATCCAGGTGCTGGCCTTCCTCGACCACTTCGGCATCGCCGACGACGACCCCCGGGTCAACCAGTGGGGCGGCGCGATCGCCATCGGGCACCCGCTGGCCTCCTCCGGCGTACGGCTGATGACCCAGCTGGCCCGGCAGTTCGCCGAAAACCCGCAGGTGCGCTACGGGCTCACCGCGATGTGCATCGGCATCGGCATGGGCGGCTCGGTGATCTGGGAGAACCCGGCCTGGACCGGCGCGGGCACCACGGCGCAGCAGGGAGAAGAGGGCTGATGGCGACGCTGGACAACCCCAACGAGGTGGTCACCAAGGCCCTGGTCCGCCAGGTGAACGTGCCCGGCCTGGACCGGCCGGCGGCGCTGATCACCCTGGACAACGGCCTGGACCACCGCAAACCGAACACCCTCGGCCCGGCCGGACTCGCCAGCCTCGACGCGGCGATCACCGAGGCGCTGGCCGGCGAGCCGGCGTTCGTCGCGGTGACCGGCAAACCGTACGTCTTCTGCGTCGGCGCCGACCTGACCGCGATGCCGCTGGTCACCAGCCGCGAGCAGGGCCTGGAGATCGGCCGGATGGGGCACCGGGTCTTCGCCCGGCTGCGCGACGCCGCCGTGCCGACGTTCGCCTTCGTCAACGGTGCCGCGATGGGCGGCGGCCTCGAACTGGCCCTGCACTGCCACTACCGGACGCTGTCCGGCGGCGCCGCCGCGCTTGCCCTGCCCGAGGTGTCACTGGGCCTGGTGCCCGGCTGGGGCGGCACCCAGCTGCTGCCGAACCTGATCGGCATCCCCGCCGCCGCCCAGGTGATCATCCAGAACCCGCTGATACAGAACAAGATGCTCAAGCCGAAGCAGGCCGCAGAGCTGGGCATCGCGGACATCCTGCTGGAACCGGCGGACTTCCTGGAGCTCTCCCTGGAGTGGGCCGCCGGAGTGGTCCGCGGCGACGTCACCGTCACCCGCCCGGAGATCGACCGGGAGATGTGGGACGGCGTGCTCTACTTCGCCCGCCACCAGCTCGACCAACGGCTGCACGGGGCCGTGCCGTCCGCGTACCGGGCGCTGGACCTGCTCGCGCTGGCCAAGGAGACCCCGTTCGCCGACGGGGCCGCCGCCGAGGTCGAGGCCCTGGCCGACCTGATCGTCTCGCCCGAGCTGCGCAGCGGGCTGTACGCGTTCGACCTGGTACAGCGCCGCGCCAAGCGGCCGGCCGGCGCCCCGTCGGCGGACCTGGCCCGACCGGTGACCAAGGTCGGCATCGTCGGCGCCGGCCTGATGGCCTCCCAACTGGCGCTGCTGTTCGCCCGGCGGCTGCAGGTGCCGGTGGTCCTCACCGACCTCGACCAGTCCCGGGTCGACGCCGGCCTGGGCTACGTGCACGCCGAGATCGAGAAGCAGGTCGGCAAGGGCCGGATGGACACCGGCACCGCCGCGAAGCTGCTCGCCCTGGTCAGCGGATCGGTCGACAAGAGCGTCTTCGCCGACGCCGACTTCGTCATCGAAGCCGTCTTCGAGGACCTCAAGGTCAAGAAGCACGTGTGGGCCGAGGTCGAGGCGATCGTCAGTCCGACGGCGATCCTGGCCACCAACACGTCGTCGCTGTCGGTCACCGAGATGGCCGCCGAGCTGACCCACCCGCAACGGGTCGTCGGCTTCCACTTCTTCAACCCGGTCGCGGTGCTGCCGCTGCTGGAGATCGTCCGGGGCGAACGGACCGACGACGCCACCCTCGCCACCGCGTTCGCAGTCGGCAAGCAGCTGCGCAAGTCCTGCGTACTGGTGTCGGACGCCCCGGCGTTCGTCGTCAACAGGCTGCTGACCCGCTTCCTCGGCGAGGTCTTCGCGGCAGTGGACGCCGGCACCCCGGTGGAGACCGCCGACGCCGCGATGGACCCGCTCGGCCTGCCGATGCGGCCGCTGGCCCTGCTGCAGCTGGTCGGACCGCCCGTCGCCCACCACGTCGCCGGTACGCTGCACGCGGCCTTCCCGGACCGGTTCACGGTCAGCGACAACCTGCGCCGGATCGCCGAATCCGGCCAGCCGATGATGGTCGACGACGACGTCAACCCGGAGATCGGCAAACTGCTCGAGGTCGGAGCCCAACCGCTGACCGCCGAGCAGGTCCGCGAGCGGGCCCTCGACGCGCTGGCCCAGGAGATCCGGCTGATGCTCGACGAAGGCGTCGTCGCCGAGCCCCAGGACATCGACCTGTGCCTGATCCTCGGCGCCGGCTGGCCGTTCCACCTGGGCGGGATCACGCCGTACCTGGACCGCACCGGCACCGCCGAACGGGTGACCGGCCGCCGCTTCCTGCCGCCCGGCGTGGCCAGCCCACCGGCCTGAGCCCCTCCCGCTGTCCGGCACGGCCCACACCCCGGTCCGCCGCCGCACCGACCGCTGCCCCACGACCACCCGTCGTGGGGCAGCGGTCGCTCAGGAGCCGCTCGGCCGTCGACTCAGCCGGCGCGGACCGCCCG
This window harbors:
- a CDS encoding 3-hydroxyacyl-CoA dehydrogenase NAD-binding domain-containing protein; the protein is MATLDNPNEVVTKALVRQVNVPGLDRPAALITLDNGLDHRKPNTLGPAGLASLDAAITEALAGEPAFVAVTGKPYVFCVGADLTAMPLVTSREQGLEIGRMGHRVFARLRDAAVPTFAFVNGAAMGGGLELALHCHYRTLSGGAAALALPEVSLGLVPGWGGTQLLPNLIGIPAAAQVIIQNPLIQNKMLKPKQAAELGIADILLEPADFLELSLEWAAGVVRGDVTVTRPEIDREMWDGVLYFARHQLDQRLHGAVPSAYRALDLLALAKETPFADGAAAEVEALADLIVSPELRSGLYAFDLVQRRAKRPAGAPSADLARPVTKVGIVGAGLMASQLALLFARRLQVPVVLTDLDQSRVDAGLGYVHAEIEKQVGKGRMDTGTAAKLLALVSGSVDKSVFADADFVIEAVFEDLKVKKHVWAEVEAIVSPTAILATNTSSLSVTEMAAELTHPQRVVGFHFFNPVAVLPLLEIVRGERTDDATLATAFAVGKQLRKSCVLVSDAPAFVVNRLLTRFLGEVFAAVDAGTPVETADAAMDPLGLPMRPLALLQLVGPPVAHHVAGTLHAAFPDRFTVSDNLRRIAESGQPMMVDDDVNPEIGKLLEVGAQPLTAEQVRERALDALAQEIRLMLDEGVVAEPQDIDLCLILGAGWPFHLGGITPYLDRTGTAERVTGRRFLPPGVASPPA